In Deltaproteobacteria bacterium, the sequence AAGTCTCTAAGGGAGCCGCCGGGATGGGCAATGGCCCGGATGCCCTGACGGATGGCCACGTCGACCCCGTCGCGGAAGGGGAAGAAGGCATCGGAAATCATGGCCGCGCCGATCAGCCCGCCTTTATCCGCCTGAGTCTGGGCATCGATCTCTTCCTGTTGCGCTTGGGGGCGCTTCCCGGCCAGAACCTCCAGTTCCAAATTTTTATAAGGCAAACCATAGTGCCGGAAACACAGGGCATCGGCATACTTGGTATAGGCTTTATAAATAGCGATTTCCGCTACTCCGACCCGATCCTGCTCGCCGGTGCCAATGCCCACGGTGACGCCATCTTTAACATAAAGCACGGAATTAGACGTCACTCCTTGCTCCACCTGCCAGCCAAAGAGCAGATCTTCCAATTCGTCGTGGCTGGGCGGCCGTTTGATGCGATATTCTTGCCCCTGATAAATGGTTACTGCGGGTTTGAAATCGCTCGTGCTTAAAATGGCGTTCAGGGGCGATTGCTGGACGATCAGACCGCCGTCAACCAGGCTTTTGAAATCTACAAAACGGCGGCTGACCAACTCCGCCAGCCGGTCAAAACGGGCAATCCGGATGATCCTTAAGTCCTTGGACTTTTTGAGAAGATCTACAGCCCCCGGATCGAATTCCGGCGCCGCCAGGACCTCCAGATAGTTCTGAGTTACCAGTTCGGCGGTGGCTCGATCTACCGGCCGGTTAAATACCGCGGCCCCCCCAAAGGCGGCGATGCGGTCGGCCATATTGGCCCGGTCATAGGCTGCGGCCAAAGACTCCCCATAGGCCACCCCGCAGGGATTATTATGCTTGACGATCACGACCGCGGGTTTGGCGGTCAAAAATTTAATGATATTCAGGGCATTATCGATATCAGTAAGGTTGATTTTGCCCGGATGTTTCCCGGCCTGGATCATCGCCGCCTCATCAATGGCGCTTACCAAGCCCAGATGGGGTTCGATAAAGCGGCAGTCGCCCAGCACCAGATTGCCGTTGACCAGTTCATAGAGGGCGGCCTCCTGGCCCGGATTTTCGCCATAGCGCAGGCCCTTTTCGATCAATTCGCCGGTTTTCTCATCCGCCAGTTTCCAGGTCCGTTTGCGGTAGAGCAGTTGCTGGTCGCCGAAGCTGATGGTCAGGTTCTCGGGAAAATGGTCCTCCATCACGGTACGATACATCACCTTGAGTTCGCTCATATCGATCTCCTCAGGCAGGTTGAGTTTTCCCCTATCATAGCATTTATTGACCGGATTGATAAGCTGGATTGATCAGGTTCCAATAAACAAAAAGGCCCCCCACAGTTGCCTAAAACTAAGGACTGCAGGGGGCCCGAAGAGGTCTGGATTATTTATGCCGGGAAGGGACAGTCTTACTGGAAGACGAATCTCAAGCCCCCGATGATATTGAACCGAGGGGAAGAATATCCTAGAGCCTCGTTATATTTTTTGTCAAACAAGTTATTGATATGTGCCATTACCTGCACTTTTTTGACATGGTTCCAGTTGCGTAGGATGTCATAGGAAGCAGCCAGGTTGCAAATGAAGTATCCGCCATTGGTCACCCGCGCCGCCCAATAGGGGGGAGCGTTATCCGGTCGACGATCCGCCCGGGGACCCACGTAAAGGCCGTTCAAATGAGTCTCCAGACGACGCCAGGTGTAGCCCAGATCAACGCTGAAAGTTTGGCGGGGTCGCCGCAGGAGATTCTGCCCGCTGATGATATTGATGTTGACTAAACCACCGTCATCCAATACTTTAAGCTCCGTCAGGTAGGTATAGGCCGCGCGGGCGGTCAACCCTGCCATGGGGTGAGCTTGTAAGGCGAGCTCAAACCCTTTGGTGCGGGCTTTGGCAATATTAAACCAGCTTCCAGTAGTCCAGGAAGTTTGGGACCATTGAATGAGGTCGGTAAAATGATTCTCAAAGTAGGTCGCCCCCAATTGTATCCGGTTGTCCCATAACCATTGATCGATCCCCACTTCCCAGCTGGTATTTTTTTCTGGCATCAGGTCCGGGTTGCCCAGGAAAAAGGGATCTAGAGAATTGGTGGCAATAAAGCTTGGCGCTTTAACCGCCCGGCCGCCCGCTGCCCGGATAGTGGTATCGGTTTCAGGAAAGCGCAGGGCGGCGGAAGCCCGGGGGCAAAACTCTAACTTGTTGAAGACTCTAT encodes:
- a CDS encoding IMP cyclohydrolase, whose product is MSELKVMYRTVMEDHFPENLTISFGDQQLLYRKRTWKLADEKTGELIEKGLRYGENPGQEAALYELVNGNLVLGDCRFIEPHLGLVSAIDEAAMIQAGKHPGKINLTDIDNALNIIKFLTAKPAVVIVKHNNPCGVAYGESLAAAYDRANMADRIAAFGGAAVFNRPVDRATAELVTQNYLEVLAAPEFDPGAVDLLKKSKDLRIIRIARFDRLAELVSRRFVDFKSLVDGGLIVQQSPLNAILSTSDFKPAVTIYQGQEYRIKRPPSHDELEDLLFGWQVEQGVTSNSVLYVKDGVTVGIGTGEQDRVGVAEIAIYKAYTKYADALCFRHYGLPYKNLELEVLAGKRPQAQQEEIDAQTQADKGGLIGAAMISDAFFPFRDGVDVAIRQGIRAIAHPGGSLRDFESIQACNEADPPVTMVFTGQRAFKH